Genomic window (Rosa chinensis cultivar Old Blush chromosome 6, RchiOBHm-V2, whole genome shotgun sequence):
ggcggggtcggtcaacgcccaacatggctggtcaacgcccggcggagtcggtcaacgcccatcagGGGCCGGTCAACGTCTGGTCAACGCTGAGGGAGGAAAAAGTCAACGctggctgaaaaaaaaaaaaaaaaatattctggTACAAATTTGCTCTAGACACCCAGAAAAactctctgggcacccagaacCATTTTCAAAGTCTTCAGCGCTAGCTTTTCCCGCCAaacttccatctccttgtcGCACCCACTACCTGCAACTGCTCCGCCAGGCTTCGCATGCACGCTGGCGCTTCACAGCTCGCAGCCCACTCCCCAACGCTCCGCTAGCACCTCTGCtagtgtgatgccccggaaattcacaattattttccgaggattttccggaattagttttataactattggacggtttcgtggctcgtggatggagcggaagtgtttcgggcgaataattaattgaagaatatggttttaggggggttgccaaaggttgaatttttattcgttgggattctccaaaaacttccttcacgaaagttgtagagcgcgtcgatacgagttcgtggacatgtggaacgcgagaatcggagttcgtatgaggaagttatggctatggaaagaagtttccattttagtatatataggaaaaaaatcagaaaatatattcattttccactttccttttccggaaaccatacactctctctctcttctctctcgtccgcgccctcagagtcgaagattttcgactgacccgacccgaacccggccgacccgacccggcttttccggcgagctccggccatctccggcgacgaaactttccagacgggatcgtctccgccgtctggtggtccctgtggtgttctctagcgccgattctcggtggtagcggcggtagaaggcggtgcaggttggtgttttcggacccggccggaaaacacaactccggcgacttcatggcttcaacgattccttggttgagctcagagcggcctcgctgatcgatccttggtggttgtttggatcgattcacgtgaaacttcgatcaactcagttgggattactgttcacggcttgtgaggtagttttcgatcccttaggcttgttttctgacttcgatccagttatgagaattcacaagcatgcttagatgaagctttttgatgttgggagttttgtgaaataatgagtttttggccggcggcggtgcaccaccgtctgtggcggtgttccggcggtgttccggccacttaaggaactgtttttggtattatatatgttctactcgttgatacgagcgtttcgatatataatatgcaaattttggagttcgtatggaattgttatgatttttgcaatttcataccgatcgattattctatccgtgaggatttgagcgtccgatcgacttgtggtttggtcacatcgatcgtggacgtattccagagacttcgggaggtctcggatgtggttttgcctcgattggcgccactttgggggattttagttcaaaacaggggtttcggacttaaaattggttatgaatcgttactgatttgagatcattggtgaataggtgcttctagaaggtgaattggacaagttgttggtgatagtgtactagttcggttctgtatagaagacgcagcgggattctgaggtgagtaatctcacgaagttcatatcacgaacgggttcaccatactgttttgagagttatttagttaactgcaaactatagatggtattagtggcacttttgagtagatgattacgtgtgtatatatgtatattatgggatgtatatatatacatacgtattcatgtattagtagatatatgtttacgtgaaatatatatgttttgggtggtttgtggatttatgaaaacaatatgcatgaaatgatgctttttattgttttggggtgtggcttttggaaaacaaatgatttgtggaaatgattgatttcgatttgttttgaaaagcgttgagatttgagaaaagtgttgagatttgggtatgaaaacaatgggcatgaattgatgctttttattgttttgtgttatggctttttcggaaaacaatgattatggaaatgttgatttcgattgttttcaaaagcgttgcgatttgtgtaacattttgggtcagatgcgactcctttaatgttttgctccaagggacattgcggcccgaggatcgaaggtctaagaccttgggcagaatctcaggtgaccacgtctttggccggacgagtggttacgtttttcagttagagctctaatctgtctgccatataggtaattcatggggtaacgggaattggttatttacaactcatgacattacgtatttttagggaacaaggtgtgagttgcttccttattaatggtttttaaggggacaaggtgcaagttgatttccttattaacgatttgatagaaatcaaggtgtgagttgctttctatggtacgcttatggtacaactgatagaattcaaggtgtgagttgttttctatgttttaactgatagaattcaaggtgtgagttgttttctatgttttattgatagaaatcaaggtgtgagttgttttctatgttttattgatagaattcaaggtgtgagttgttttctatgttttattgatagaattcaaggtgtgagttgttttctatgttttattgatagaaatcaaggtgtgagttgctttctatgttttattgatagaaatcaagtgtgggttgttttctatgtttcgttttaaaaggaaacaaggtgtgagttgctttcttttatttcgatttgaaaggaaattaaagtgtgaggtattctcctttatttcgtgttttaaggaatcaaagcgtgagttgttttccttatttttggcgtgagttgtgtgtggtttgagttactcatacgggcttgcaaaagcttaccgggtttgttgtgtggcaacccggtacactattcaaacggtgtaggggttaatcctgcaggttaggataatcggggctgaagcggaggtagcgcctttgcggctttacggtaggaagccatttttgtaactttaccgttgattaaggacttccgttgtatagttactctgagctgcatttacgttttattttgttgttgacaatctatttcgtaagcattgtaatatataactctatggagcgagtttatattaactttgagggttcagggcatcaatatctgtgtaagttaaagggaaaaagattccaggtattttgtattgatgactggacgttcacgcatatataattatggggttatatatatcgattttcatgtgcgTAAAaccaggggcgtgacagtttggtatcagagcgtaaggtgcatatttggtgacaatcaatactcctcgagtgatggcccgtctgcagcggatccccatctgatgctcttcggtattgatatagtcattgggtatgcaattagtgttggaatgtgagtcttcagggtagtgttggctcagtgaataagttgtaggagcttaaggtagcttctaggagttatagtcttttgaggaacgaggacctttagatttaactcttgtttacgtaggggatagaattgtatcttctaaCGTAGTAAGGTGGTTGATGTAGTCTTGtagttgacttatacttgtgatTGGGAGAGTACCTTATGGTTACGCTATGTTCTTTAGGTAATGGATCTTCACGGAGACAGTGCTAAGGATAGAGGCAGATTTTTCCCTCTGAAGGAGTCTTATCGGAAAGATGATGTGCAAGGACCGCTTTTGATGCAGCCTGTTCTGCCTGTTTTTGAGGGCATCAATACTACTCGCCTATCATGGTTGACTGGGGAAGTTACTAGATTGGGAGCAGTCGCATTTCATGGTGGTACAGATTACATGTTAGCTGAATGCTGGATCGAGAACATGGAGACCTATTTTAAGATGATTATCTGTACTGACGTTGAGAGGTGGATAGTAGCTACATTTCTCCTTCAGGATGAGGCAAAGCAGTGGTGGGATTTTGTACTGAAGACAAAGGATGTGGCCACCTTGACCTGGAGATGTTTTGTTGGACTCTTTCGAGATAAGTATTTTCCGGCTTCTGCTAGAGAGCAATTGGGGATCGACTTTATCTCATTAGTTCAAGGAACTATGAGTGTCAGAGACTATGAGGCTCGATTTTCACAATTGTATCGGTTTGTCTGGCCGATGGATGCAGAAAAGTTGGCTCGTAGGTTCGAACAAGGATTGAACTATGAGATCAGGGAGAGGATGATTATCCTTCGACTGCCTACTGTGGCAATGATATTGGATAGGGCTATAGCAATCGAGCGGGAACTCCAGGCTTCTCGTGAGGAGTCATCAATCGTAGGAGATTCCCgaggaaagggaaaggcaattgcGGAAGGCAGTGATGCACCAGGTACTCAGGATGGGTCTCGGAAAAGACAGAAGACTTGTCAGCAGGCTCCTGTTGGTGTAGCCGCTGAACCTACTTGGATTGCACCTGTTGGGCAAGCTGTGCCTTTGAGATGTTTTAACTGCAACGAGTTGGGGCATGTGGCTAGGAATTGTGTGAAGCCGAAGTGCAGGAAATGTTACAAGTGTGGGCTGAAGGGACATGTTGTTCGGGAGTGTACCCAACCTAAGGTTATGAGAGAGAGGACTCATCAGCAGGCGccagctagggctgcagctgcacctgTTAGGGTTGCACCTGTGGGGCAGGTGGCAAACCAtaagtgtttcaattgcaatgagatgggccatgttgctcgagTTTGCACGAGACCGAAGAATTTGGTATGTTTCTCATGTGGCCAGACAGGgcatttctcaagggattgtacccagcagcagggtaggggacaagggaaccAGCAGAGACAACTGCCTCAGGGGCAAactagggtgtttgctattgatCAACAGAATACCGAGGAAGAAGGTACTTTATCTATTTCTACTTGGGTTGTTAGAACAATGTGTGATAGTTGCGTACTTCTTTCCGTATGTTGTGTTGTGATAGGTTTTACTTGTTGATTTTAGTTTGACCTATGAGTGTGGcatgttgtgatgcataggctttggtcgaattgaattgaattgacggtttctttttcaattcttgtaacgtAAGGGTTACATCATCGTTGAGTGGTACAGAcactgttgtgataacaggattctggacttttgtgtgatctgtgtgtagtgTTGCAATCACAAGAGTTTTAGTGGGTAGGGTACGAGGACGGGAATTCATGAAATTATTGGGTTACCACCAAGTGGTGTGGTAACGATTCCTATTGTTGTGATACTAGGTGAGGTACCTGTATCCACTATTGATCGAGGAAGttgtactttgaaatgaaggaattcttgctgagaatgaaaattggatttgagcttggtttatgcgtacttgtGGGAGTGGTGcgtgtaaatttcgggacgaaatttctttaaggggggtagaatgtgatgccccggaaattcacaattattttccgaggattttccggaattagttttataactattggacggtttcgtggctcgtggatggagcggaagtgtttcgggcgaataattaattgaagaatatggttttaggggggttgccaaaggttgaatttttattcgttgggattctccgaaaacttccttcacgaaagttgtagagcgcgtcgatacgagttcgtggacatgtggaacgcgagaatcggagttcgtatgaggaagttatggctatggaaagaagtttccattttagtatatataggaaaaaaatcagaaaatatattcattttccactttccttttccggaaaccatacactctctctctcttctctctcgtccgcgccctcagagtcgaagattttcgactgacccgacccgaacccggccgacccgacccggcttttccggcgagctccggccatctccggcgacgaaactttccagacgggatcgtctccgccgtctggtggtccctgtggtgttctctagcgccgattctcggtggtagcggcggtagaaggcggtgcaggttggtgttttcggacccggccggaaaacacaactccggcgacttcatggcttcaacgattccttggttgagctcagagcggcctcgctgatcgatccttggtggttgtttggatcgattcacgtgaaacttcgatcaactcagttgggattactgttcacggcttgtgaggtagttttcgatcccttaggcttgttttctgacttcgatccagttatgagaattcacaagcatgcttagatgaagctttttgatgttgggagttttgtgaaataatgagtttttggccggcggcggtgcaccaccgtctgtggcggtgttccggcggtgttccggccacttaaggaactgtttttggtattatatatgttctactcgttgatacgagcgtttcgatatataatatgcaaattttggagttcgtatggaattgttatgatttttgcaatttcataccgatcgattattctatccgtgaggatttgagcgtccgatcgacttgtggtttggtcacatcgatcgtggacgtattccagagacttcgggaggtctcggatgtggttttgcctcgattggcgccactttgggggattttagttcaaaacaggggtttcggacttaaaattggttatgaatcgttactgatttgagatcattggtgaataggtgcttctagaaggtgaattggacaagttgttggtgatagtgtactagttcggttctgtatagaagacgcagcgggattctgaggtgagtaatctcacgaagttcatatcacgaacgggttcaccatactgttttgagagttatttagttaactgcaaactatagatggtattagtggcacttttgagtagatgattacgtgtgtatatatgtatattatgggatgtatatatatacatacgtattcatgtattagtagatatatgtttacgtgaaatatatatgttttgggtggtttgtggatttatgaaaacaatatgcatgaaatgatgctttttattgttttggggtgtggcttttggaaaacaaatgatttgtggaaatgattgatttcgatttgttttgaaaagcgttgagatttgagaaaagtgttgagatttgggtatgaaaacaatgggcatgaattgatgctttttattgttttgtgttatggctttttcggaaaacaatgattatggaaatgttgatttcgattgttttcaaaagcgttgcgatttgtgtaacattttgggtcagatgcgactcctttaatgttttgctccaagggacattgcggcccgaggatcgaaggtctaagaccttgggcagaatctcaggtgaccacgtctttggccggacgagtggttacgtttttcagttagagctctaatctgtctgccatataggtaattcatggggtaacgggaattggttatttacaactcatgacattacgtatttttagggaacaaggtgtgagttgcttccttattaatggtttttaaggggacaaggtgcaagttgatttccttattaacgatttgatagaaatcaaggtgtgagttgctttctatggtacgcttatggtacaactgatagaattcaaggtgtgagttgttttctatgttttaactgatagaattcaaggtgtgagttgttttctatgttttattgatagaaatcaaggtgtgagttgttttctatgttttattgatagaattcaaggtgtgagttgttttctatgttttattgatagaattcaaggtgtgagttgttttctatgttttattgatagaaatcaaggtgtgagttgctttctatgttttattgatagaaatcaagtgtgggttgttttctatgtttcgttttaaaaggaaacaaggtgtgagttgctttcttttatttcgatttgaaaggaaattaaagtgtgaggtattctcctttatttcgtgttttaaggaatcaaagcgtgagttgttttccttatttttggcgtgagttgtgtgtggtttgagttactcatacgggcttgcaaaagcttaccgggtttgttgtgtggcaacccggtacactattcaaacggtgtaggggttaatcctgcaggttaggataatcggggctgaagcggaggtagcgcctttgcggctttacggtaggaagccatttttgtaactttaccgttgattaaggacttccgttgtatagttactctgagctgcatttacgttttattttgttgttgacaatctatttcgtaagcattgtaatatataactctatggagcgagtttatattaactttgagggttcagggcatcaatatctgtgtaagttaaagggaaaaagattccaggtattttgtattgatgactggacgttcacgcatatataattatggggttatatatatcgattttcatgtgcgTAAAaccaggggcgtgacagtttggtatcagagcgtaaggtgcatatttggtgacaatcaatactcctcgagtgatggcccgtctgcagcggatccccatctgatgctcttcggtattgatatagtcattgggtatgcaattagtgttggaatgtgagtcttcagggtagtgttggctcagtgaataagttgtaggagcttaaggtagcttctaggagttatagtcttttgaggaacgaggacctttagatttaactcttgtttacgtaggggatagaattgtatcttctaaCGTAGTAAGGTGGTTGATGTAGTCTTGtagttgacttatacttgtgatTGGGAGAGTACCTTATGGTTACGCTATGTTCTTTAGGTAATGGATCTTCACGGAGACAGTGCTAAGGATAGAGGCAGATTTTTCCCTCTGAAGGAGTCTTATCGGAAAGATGATGTGCAAGGACCGCTTTTGATGCAGCCTGTTCTGCCTGTTTTTGAGGGCATCAATACTACTCGCCTATCATGGTTGACTGGGGAAGTTACTAGATTGGGAGCAGTCGCATTTCATGGTGGTACAGATTACATGTTAGCTGAATGCTGGATCGAGAACATGGAGACCTATTTTAAGATGATTATCTGTACTGACGTTGAGAGGTGGATAGTAGCTACATTTCTCCTTCAGGATGAGGCAAAGCAGTGGTGGGATTTTGTACTGAAGACAAAGGATGTGGCCACCTTGACCTGGAGATGTTTTGTTGGACTCTTTCGAGATAAGTATTTTCCGGCTTCTGCTAGAGAGCAATTGGGGATCGACTTTATCTCATTAGTTCAAGGAACTATGAGTGTCAGAGACTATGAGGCTCGATTTTCACAATTGTATCGGTTTGTCTGGCCGATGGATGCAGAAAAGTTGGCTCGTAGGTTCGAACAAGGATTGAACTATGAGATCAGGGAGAGGATGATTATCCTTCGACTGCCTACTGTGGCAATGATATTGGATAGGGCTATAGCAATCGAGCGGGAACTCCAGGCTTCTCGTGAGGAGTCATCAATCGTAGGAGATTCCCgaggaaagggaaaggcaattgcGGAAGGCAGTGATGCACCAGGTACTCAGGATGGGTCTCGGAAAAGACAGAAGACTTGTCAGCAGGCTCCTGTTGGTGTAGCCGCTGAACCTACTTGGATTGCACCTGTTGGGCAAGCTGTGCCTTTGAGATGTTTTAACTGCAACGAGTTGGGGCATGTGGCTAGGAATTGTGTGAAGCCGAAGTGCAGGAAATGTTACAAGTGTGGGCTGAAGGGACATGTTGTTCGGGAGTGTACCCAACCTAAGGTTATGAGAGAGAGGACTCATCAGCAGGCGccagctagggctgcagctgcacctgTTAGGGTTGCACCTGTGGGGCAGGTGGCAAACCAtaagtgtttcaattgcaatgagatgggccatgttgctcgagTTTGCACGAGACCGAAGAATTTGGTATGTTTCTCATGTGGCCAGACAGGgcatttctcaagggattgtacccagcagcagggtaggggacaagggaaccAGCAGAGACAACTGCCTCAGGGGCAAactagggtgtttgctattgatCAACAGAATACCGAGGAAGAAGGTACTTTATCTATTTCTACTTGGGTTGTTAGAACAATGTGTGATAGTTGCGTACTTCTTTCCGTATGTTGTGTTGTGATAGGTTTTACTTGTTGATTTTAGTTTGACCTATGAGTGTGGcatgttgtgatgcataggctttggtcgaattgaattgaattgacggtttctttttcaattcttgtaacgtAAGGGTTACATCATCGTTGAGTGGTACAGAcactgttgtgataacaggattctggacttttgtgtgatctgtgtgtagtgTTGCAATCACAAGAGTTTTAGTGGGTAGGGTACGAGGACGGGAATTCATGAAATTATTGGGTTACCACCAAGTGGTGTGGTAACGATTCCTATTGTTGTGATACTAGGTGAGGTACCTGTATCCACTATTGATCGAGGAAGttgtactttgaaatgaaggaattcttgctgagaatgaaaattggatttgagcttggtttatgcgtacttgtGGGAGTGGTGcgtgtaaatttcgggacgaaatttctttaaggggggtagaatgtgatgccccggaaattcacaattattttccgaggattttccggaattagttttataactattggacggtttcgtggctcgtggatggagcggaagtgtttcgggcgaataattaattgaagaatatggttttaggggggttgccaaaggttgaatttttattcgttgggattctccgaaaacttccttcacgaaagttgtagagcgcgtcgatacgagttcgtggacatgtggaacgcgagaatcggagttcgtatgaggaagttatggctatggaaagaagtttccattttagtatatataggaaaaaatcagaaaatatattcattttccactttccttttccggaaaccatacactctctctctcttctctctcgtccgcgccctcagagtcgaagattttcgactgacccgacccgaacccggccgacccgacccggcttttccggcgagctccggccatctccggcgacgaaactttccagacgggatcgtctccgccgtctggtggtccctgtggtgttctctagcgccgattctcggtggtagcggcggtagaaggcggtgcaggttggtgttttcggacccggccggaaaacacaactccggcgacttcatggcttcaacgattccttggttgagctcagagcggcctcgctgatcgatccttggtggttgtttggatcgattcacgtgaaacttcgatcaactcagttgggattactgttcacggcttgtgaggtagttttcgatcccttaggcttgttttctgacttcgatccagttatgagaattcacaagcatgcttagatgaagctttttgatgttgggagttttgtgaaataatgagtttttggccggcggcggtgcaccaccgtctgtggcggtgttccggcggtgttccggccacttaaggaactgtttttggtattatatatgttctactcgttgatacgagcgtttcgatatataatatgcaaattttggagttcgtatggaattgttatgatttttgcaatttcataccgatcgattattctatccgtgaggatttgagcgtccgatcgacttgtggtttggtcacatcgatcgtggacgtattccagagacttcgggaggtctcggatgtggttttgcctcgattggcgccactttgggggattttagttcaaaacaggggtttcggacttaaaattggttatgaatcgttactgatttgagatcattggtgaataggtgcttctagaaggtgaattggacaagttgttggtgatagtgtactagttcggttctgtatagaagacgcagcgggattctgaggtgagtaatctcacgaagttcatatcacgaacgggttcaccatactgttttgagagttatttagttaactgcaaactatagatggtattagtggcacttttgagtagatgattacgtgtgtatatatgtatattatgggatgtatatatatacatacgtattcatgtattagtagatatatgtttacgtgaaatatatatgttt
Coding sequences:
- the LOC121049746 gene encoding uncharacterized protein LOC121049746, which produces MDLHGDSAKDRGRFFPLKESYRKDDVQGPLLMQPVLPVFEGINTTRLSWLTGEVTRLGAVAFHGGTDYMLAECWIENMETYFKMIICTDVERWIVATFLLQDEAKQWWDFVLKTKDVATLTWRCFVGLFRDKYFPASAREQLGIDFISLVQGTMSVRDYEARFSQLYRFVWPMDAEKLARRFEQGLNYEIRERMIILRLPTVAMILDRAIAIERELQASREESSIVGDSRGKGKAIAEGSDAPGTQDGSRKRQKTCQQAPVGVAAEPTWIAPVGQAVPLRCFNCNELGHVARNCVKPKCRKCYKCGLKGHVVRECTQPKVMRERTHQQAPARAAAAPVRVAPVGQVANHKCFNCNEMGHVARVCTRPKNLVCFSCGQTGHFSRDCTQQQGRGQGNQQRQLPQGQTRVFAIDQQNTEEEGNGSSRRQC